In the Candidatus Omnitrophota bacterium genome, one interval contains:
- a CDS encoding dihydroorotate dehydrogenase-like protein, with protein sequence MDLSTTYMGLKLKNPLVASASPLSESMDNLRRMEDAGISAIVSYSLFEEQLNRDADEFNHYLTYGTESFAESLTYFPEPSNCVLGPEEYLEHIRKAKAAMGIPVIGSLNGYTAGGWVKYAKLIEEAGADALELNIYFLATDPDVSGEQIEKTHVDILKAVKASVTIPVAVKMGPYFSSMSNMAKQLDAAGADALVLFNRFYQPDIDLENLAVVPNVLLSTPQAMRLPLRWIAILYGNVKANLAATSGILDTRDVLKMLMAGADVTMVCSTLLRNGIDYTRKILTGVEQWMKEHEYESVNQMRGSVSQKSCPNPEAFERANYIKMLKSYY encoded by the coding sequence ATGGATCTTTCAACAACCTACATGGGGCTGAAGCTCAAAAATCCCCTTGTCGCCTCAGCTTCGCCATTGTCCGAAAGCATGGATAATCTTCGCCGCATGGAAGACGCGGGGATCTCGGCGATTGTCTCGTATTCCTTGTTTGAGGAACAGCTGAACCGCGACGCCGATGAGTTTAACCATTATCTGACGTACGGCACCGAGAGTTTCGCGGAATCGCTCACGTATTTTCCCGAGCCGTCCAATTGTGTCCTGGGGCCCGAGGAATACCTGGAGCATATCCGCAAGGCCAAGGCCGCCATGGGCATCCCGGTCATCGGGAGCTTGAACGGATACACCGCGGGCGGATGGGTCAAATACGCTAAGCTCATCGAGGAGGCGGGCGCGGACGCCCTGGAGCTGAATATTTATTTCCTGGCCACGGACCCGGACGTTTCCGGGGAACAAATTGAAAAAACGCACGTGGACATTCTCAAAGCCGTGAAGGCCAGCGTGACGATCCCGGTGGCCGTGAAGATGGGGCCGTATTTCAGCTCGATGTCCAACATGGCCAAGCAGCTGGACGCCGCCGGCGCGGACGCCCTGGTGCTGTTCAACCGTTTTTACCAGCCGGATATCGATTTGGAAAATCTGGCCGTCGTTCCCAACGTCCTGTTGAGCACCCCGCAGGCCATGCGCCTGCCTTTGCGGTGGATCGCCATTCTTTACGGTAACGTGAAGGCGAACCTCGCGGCCACGAGCGGGATTCTGGACACGCGGGATGTGCTGAAGATGCTCATGGCCGGCGCCGACGTGACCATGGTCTGCTCCACGCTTCTGCGCAACGGGATCGATTACACCCGGAAGATCCTGACCGGGGTCGAACAGTGGATGAAAGAGCACGAATATGAATCCGTGAATCAGATGCGCGGCAGCGTGAGCCAAAAATCCTGCCCGAACCCGGAAGCGTTCGAGCGGGCGAATTATATCAAGATGTTGAAAAGTTATTATTAA
- a CDS encoding NAD(P)H-dependent oxidoreductase subunit E, protein MIMAKEKHKSELPKDDPRTKLIMAAIKKEGNRPDALIQILHSAQTVYGYLPMNVIRYITRELRLPPSRVFGVVTFYHFFTLKQKGEHNCLVCTGTACYVKGAQSLLEEFEKEFHLKPGEVTEGNRFGLQVARCLGACGLAPAMVMDEVMFPRVKPEDIKGLVHSKIGAQK, encoded by the coding sequence ATGATCATGGCCAAAGAAAAGCACAAGTCCGAACTCCCCAAGGACGATCCGCGCACCAAGCTGATCATGGCGGCGATCAAAAAGGAGGGGAACAGGCCGGACGCGCTCATCCAGATTTTGCATTCGGCGCAGACCGTCTACGGGTATCTGCCGATGAACGTGATCCGTTACATCACGCGCGAACTGCGCCTGCCGCCGAGCCGCGTATTCGGGGTGGTGACGTTTTACCATTTTTTCACTTTGAAGCAAAAGGGCGAGCACAACTGCCTGGTGTGCACCGGCACGGCGTGCTATGTCAAGGGAGCCCAGTCCCTCCTTGAAGAATTTGAGAAAGAATTCCATCTCAAACCCGGGGAAGTCACGGAGGGCAACCGGTTCGGCCTGCAGGTGGCCCGATGCCTGGGGGCGTGCGGCCTGGCTCCGGCGATGGTGATGGACGAGGTCATGTTCCCCCGGGTCAAACCGGAAGATATTAAAGGGTTGGTCCATTCAAAGATTGGAGCCCAGAAATGA
- a CDS encoding NuoF family protein, producing the protein MNLQELHDIANKVRQENAGFKKKVCVCCGAGCISSGSEQVLKGLQQSVKDKGLDKEIRVIPSGCMGPCNQGPLVKILPDETIYQKVTEDNFRPIVESHLEKQEPVRPMLLFSDSRKEAPVKTSEDPFFKKQHKIVLENCGRINPEVIEDYISEEGYLALNKAIRMMSPEEVIAEIKHSRLRGRGGAGFPTGLKWETVYKYVSNEKYVICNGDEGDPGAFMDRSVLESDPHRVLEGMILAGYAIGAQKGYAYIRGEYPLAIKRFEQALKQARKYGLLGKNIMGTEFCFDVEIRIGAGAFVCGEETALIASIEGKRGVPRPRPPYPAEAGLWGKPTLINNVETFASVAPIILRGGEWYSELGTPKSAGTKVFALAGKINYSGLIEVPMGTSLREIIFDIGGGIPGGKKFKAAQTGGPSGGCIPEQHLDTKVDYESLVGLGSIMGSGGLIVMDETSDMVDVARFFMEFCMDESCGKCVPCRVGTKQMYDLLNNICTDQATLYELKLLEELAVYVKEASLCGLGMSAPNPLLSTLRYFRNEYMDHIQQKPANTAAA; encoded by the coding sequence ATGAATTTGCAGGAACTTCACGACATCGCCAACAAGGTCCGCCAGGAAAACGCCGGCTTCAAGAAAAAAGTCTGCGTCTGCTGTGGGGCCGGTTGCATTTCCTCGGGAAGCGAGCAGGTCCTTAAGGGCCTGCAGCAGTCGGTCAAGGACAAGGGGCTGGACAAAGAGATCCGGGTGATCCCGTCGGGGTGCATGGGGCCGTGCAACCAGGGCCCTCTCGTCAAGATCCTGCCGGACGAAACGATTTATCAAAAGGTGACCGAGGACAATTTCAGGCCGATCGTGGAAAGCCATCTTGAAAAGCAGGAGCCGGTCAGGCCGATGTTGTTGTTTTCCGATTCGCGCAAAGAAGCCCCGGTCAAGACGTCCGAGGACCCGTTTTTCAAAAAGCAGCACAAGATCGTTTTGGAGAACTGCGGGAGGATCAATCCCGAGGTGATCGAGGATTATATCAGCGAGGAAGGGTACCTGGCGCTCAACAAAGCGATCCGCATGATGTCGCCGGAAGAGGTCATCGCCGAGATCAAGCACAGCCGCCTGCGCGGGCGCGGCGGGGCCGGTTTCCCGACGGGTTTGAAATGGGAAACGGTTTACAAATACGTGTCCAATGAGAAATATGTGATCTGCAACGGCGATGAGGGCGACCCCGGCGCGTTTATGGACCGGAGCGTCCTTGAAAGCGATCCCCACCGCGTGCTGGAAGGCATGATCCTGGCCGGTTACGCGATCGGGGCGCAGAAAGGTTACGCCTACATCCGCGGGGAGTATCCTCTTGCGATCAAGCGTTTTGAACAGGCCCTGAAGCAGGCGCGCAAATATGGGCTTCTCGGCAAGAATATCATGGGCACCGAATTCTGTTTTGACGTGGAGATCCGTATCGGCGCCGGCGCTTTTGTCTGCGGCGAGGAAACCGCTCTCATCGCTTCCATCGAAGGCAAGCGCGGGGTCCCGAGGCCCAGGCCGCCGTATCCGGCCGAAGCCGGGCTGTGGGGCAAGCCGACCTTGATCAACAACGTCGAGACGTTCGCCAGTGTCGCGCCGATCATCCTCAGGGGCGGTGAGTGGTACAGCGAGCTCGGCACGCCCAAGAGCGCCGGGACCAAGGTCTTCGCGCTCGCCGGCAAAATCAATTATTCCGGGCTGATCGAGGTCCCCATGGGCACGAGCCTGCGGGAGATCATCTTCGACATCGGCGGCGGCATCCCGGGCGGCAAGAAATTCAAGGCCGCGCAGACCGGCGGTCCGTCGGGCGGATGCATTCCCGAGCAGCACCTGGACACTAAGGTGGATTACGAATCGCTTGTCGGCCTGGGTTCCATCATGGGCTCCGGCGGGCTCATTGTCATGGACGAGACATCCGACATGGTGGACGTGGCGCGGTTTTTCATGGAGTTCTGCATGGACGAGTCCTGCGGGAAGTGCGTGCCCTGCCGGGTCGGCACCAAACAGATGTATGATCTGCTGAACAATATCTGCACCGACCAGGCGACGCTGTATGAACTGAAACTGCTCGAGGAGCTGGCGGTCTATGTGAAGGAAGCCAGTCTTTGCGGGCTCGGCATGTCGGCGCCTAACCCTTTATTGAGCACCTTGCGGTATTTCCGCAACGAATATATGGACCACATCCAACAGAAACCCGCGAACACCGCGGCGGCTTGA
- the hoxU gene encoding bidirectional hydrogenase complex protein HoxU, whose amino-acid sequence MTVTAKIPIMLDDKPLEVEPHKTILEVCKEHGVELPVLCHFEGLTDVGACRLCLVEIEGVPRLLPACTTKVAPNQKIKTQTDRLKKYRRITMELFFAERNHVCAVCVANNKCELQDLGYKVGMEHVRFPYLFPSCNVDASHPKYVIDHNRCIMCTRCVRVCGEVEGAHNWNIMGRGFSSRIISDFNQPWGESVTCTSCGKCLNVCPTGALWDKNVSQGQMSKAPESIVDLVQKRRMNL is encoded by the coding sequence ATGACCGTGACAGCCAAGATTCCCATCATGCTTGACGACAAGCCCCTGGAGGTCGAACCGCACAAGACCATCCTTGAGGTTTGCAAGGAGCACGGGGTCGAACTCCCCGTCCTTTGCCATTTCGAAGGGCTGACCGACGTCGGCGCCTGCCGCCTCTGCCTCGTGGAGATCGAAGGCGTTCCGCGGCTGCTGCCGGCCTGCACCACCAAGGTCGCGCCCAATCAGAAAATAAAAACGCAAACCGATCGGCTCAAAAAATATCGCCGGATCACCATGGAGCTGTTTTTCGCGGAGCGCAACCATGTCTGCGCGGTGTGTGTCGCCAACAACAAATGCGAACTGCAGGACCTCGGTTATAAGGTCGGCATGGAACATGTGAGGTTCCCCTATTTGTTCCCGTCCTGCAACGTGGACGCCTCGCATCCCAAGTATGTCATCGATCACAACCGTTGCATCATGTGCACGCGCTGTGTCCGCGTCTGCGGCGAGGTGGAAGGCGCGCACAACTGGAATATCATGGGCCGGGGTTTTTCGTCCCGGATCATTTCCGATTTCAATCAGCCGTGGGGCGAATCTGTGACGTGTACTTCCTGCGGGAAGTGCCTCAACGTCTGCCCGACGGGCGCGCTGTGGGATAAGAATGTTTCGCAGGGCCAGATGAGCAAGGCGCCCGAATCCATCGTTGACCTGGTCCAAAAGAGAAGGATGAACCTATGA
- a CDS encoding NADP oxidoreductase — protein MSKKRIGTVWLAGCSGCHMSLLDIDERILDVAKLADIVKSPIVDGKEFPDVDVALVEGAVASDEHLHEIQLIRQKAKVLVSFGDCAVTGNVAAMRNAVTKEAALTRAYVEAESNDTEGQVPDSPEIQKLLDRVRPLHEVVKVDYYIPGCPPSADLIFYVLFELLNDRIPDLEQGRKLKYG, from the coding sequence ATGAGTAAAAAAAGGATTGGTACCGTATGGCTGGCCGGATGCTCCGGATGCCACATGTCCCTGCTGGACATTGATGAGAGGATCCTGGATGTGGCCAAGCTGGCCGACATCGTGAAAAGCCCCATTGTGGACGGGAAGGAATTTCCGGATGTGGACGTGGCCCTGGTGGAAGGGGCCGTGGCCAGCGACGAGCATCTGCACGAGATCCAGCTGATCCGGCAGAAGGCCAAGGTCCTGGTTTCGTTCGGCGACTGTGCCGTGACCGGCAACGTGGCGGCCATGCGCAACGCCGTCACCAAGGAAGCGGCCCTGACCCGCGCCTATGTGGAAGCGGAGAGCAACGACACTGAGGGCCAGGTCCCGGATTCTCCGGAGATTCAGAAGCTGCTCGACCGTGTGCGGCCGTTGCACGAAGTGGTCAAGGTGGATTATTACATCCCCGGCTGCCCGCCGTCGGCTGACCTTATCTTTTACGTGCTGTTTGAGCTGCTGAACGATCGAATTCCCGATCTCGAGCAAGGAAGGAAGCTGAAATATGGTTGA
- a CDS encoding Ni/Fe hydrogenase subunit alpha — protein sequence MVDKANERKITISPVTRIEGHAKITLQLKEDGSVEDARFHVNEFRGFEKFCEGRLFTEMPSITPRICGICPVSHAISSAKACEMIMKIEVPYTGHLLRRLIHLGQVISSHALSFFHLSSPDLLLGWDSDPAKRNIIGIAEKFPDLAKRGIRLRKFGQEISERLSGKKIHIMGITAGGFAYPMKDSDRKALLDWIPEALETTRMGLDIYKKYYEANPAEVDSFANFETLYLGTVGPEGEFELYDGRLRFVDAAGKVVADQLDPARYLEYIAERPISWSYLKYPYYKPYGYEKGFYRVGPLARLNVASRMKTPLAQKEFENFKALGKGRPVHGTFHFHYARLIETLGCIEEAKVILDDPGILSQEVQASAGRNQAEGIGCSEAPRGTLFHHYTTDANGGLTKVNLLIATGQNNPAMNRSILEVARQYVNGKDVREGALNRVEAAIRCYDPCLSCSTHAIGSMPLQIEILNEKGDVLNLIQRG from the coding sequence ATGGTTGATAAAGCGAACGAAAGAAAGATCACGATCAGCCCCGTGACCCGCATCGAAGGGCACGCCAAGATAACTCTCCAATTGAAAGAAGACGGCTCTGTTGAGGACGCCCGCTTTCACGTCAACGAATTCCGCGGGTTTGAGAAGTTTTGCGAAGGCCGCCTGTTCACCGAGATGCCGTCCATCACCCCCCGGATCTGCGGGATCTGCCCGGTGAGCCACGCGATTTCCAGTGCCAAGGCCTGCGAGATGATCATGAAAATCGAGGTGCCGTACACCGGCCATCTTCTGCGCCGGCTCATCCATCTCGGCCAGGTGATCTCCTCGCACGCGCTGAGCTTCTTTCATCTCTCTTCTCCTGACTTGTTGCTGGGATGGGATTCGGACCCGGCCAAGCGCAACATCATCGGCATCGCCGAGAAATTTCCGGACCTCGCCAAGCGCGGGATCCGTCTGCGCAAATTCGGCCAGGAGATCAGCGAACGGCTGAGCGGCAAAAAGATCCACATCATGGGGATCACGGCCGGCGGGTTCGCGTACCCGATGAAAGACAGCGACCGCAAGGCCCTGCTGGACTGGATCCCCGAGGCCCTGGAAACGACGCGGATGGGATTGGACATTTATAAAAAATATTACGAGGCAAATCCGGCCGAGGTGGATTCTTTCGCCAACTTTGAAACCCTGTACCTGGGCACGGTCGGACCCGAGGGAGAGTTTGAGCTTTACGACGGGCGTTTGCGCTTTGTGGACGCCGCCGGCAAGGTCGTGGCCGATCAACTGGATCCGGCGCGGTATCTTGAGTACATCGCGGAGCGGCCCATCTCCTGGTCATACCTGAAATACCCGTATTACAAACCGTACGGGTATGAAAAAGGTTTTTACCGGGTCGGGCCGCTGGCCCGCCTGAACGTGGCCAGCCGGATGAAGACGCCTTTGGCGCAAAAGGAATTCGAGAATTTCAAGGCCCTGGGCAAGGGCCGGCCCGTGCACGGCACATTCCATTTTCATTACGCGCGGTTGATCGAGACCTTGGGCTGCATTGAGGAAGCGAAGGTCATTCTCGATGATCCCGGGATCCTCTCGCAGGAGGTCCAGGCCTCCGCCGGGCGGAACCAGGCCGAAGGGATCGGCTGCAGCGAGGCGCCCCGCGGGACGCTGTTCCACCATTACACAACGGACGCCAACGGGGGCTTGACCAAGGTCAATCTCCTGATCGCCACAGGGCAGAACAATCCGGCCATGAACCGGTCCATCCTTGAGGTCGCCCGCCAATATGTCAATGGCAAAGATGTGCGCGAGGGGGCCTTGAACCGCGTGGAAGCGGCCATCCGCTGTTATGACCCGTGCCTTTCCTGCTCGACACATGCGATCGGGTCCATGCCGCTTCAGATCGAGATTTTGAACGAGAAAGGGGACGTGCTCAATCTTATCCAGAGGGGGTGA
- a CDS encoding hydrogenase maturation protease: MLVIGYGNPMRSDDGVAGVVLRRLEEHHIPNLTLKSVHQLHLELLEEACGHDGVILVDACETGEDVSFEKVGVDPSAGMASSHHLSPQLFLHLARIIYNRTFPLYLCSIRGESFEMGETLSPRVLARVDEAVALIKKFIVEGPPDA, from the coding sequence ATGTTGGTGATCGGGTACGGCAATCCAATGCGGTCGGATGACGGTGTCGCGGGGGTTGTCCTCCGGCGGCTGGAAGAACACCACATCCCCAACCTGACCCTTAAATCCGTCCATCAATTGCATCTTGAGCTTCTGGAAGAGGCCTGCGGGCACGACGGGGTCATTCTCGTGGACGCTTGCGAAACAGGCGAGGATGTATCTTTTGAAAAGGTCGGCGTGGATCCTTCCGCAGGCATGGCGTCTTCTCATCATTTAAGTCCTCAGCTTTTCCTCCATTTGGCCAGAATCATCTATAATAGAACGTTTCCTTTATATTTGTGCTCGATCCGCGGGGAGTCTTTTGAGATGGGGGAGACGCTGTCCCCCCGTGTCCTGGCCCGCGTTGATGAGGCCGTGGCCTTGATCAAGAAGTTTATTGTGGAGGGACCGCCCGATGCATGA
- a CDS encoding hydrogenase maturation nickel metallochaperone HypA, with the protein MHEAGFTEQIVKAIIAQVKEAPDIWPKRVKVKVGEIFHLNKEAVLFHYDMLARGTELEGIMVELEEEPVRVLCRHCGMEGGVEDHHLMLCSSCGSRDVEMIAGGSITAELITPDR; encoded by the coding sequence ATGCATGAAGCCGGTTTTACAGAGCAGATCGTCAAGGCGATCATCGCGCAGGTGAAAGAGGCGCCTGATATCTGGCCCAAACGCGTGAAGGTCAAGGTGGGAGAAATTTTCCATTTGAACAAAGAGGCCGTCTTGTTCCACTACGATATGCTTGCCCGGGGCACCGAGCTCGAGGGCATCATGGTTGAGCTGGAAGAGGAGCCGGTCCGGGTCCTGTGCCGCCATTGCGGGATGGAAGGCGGGGTCGAGGACCATCATCTGATGCTGTGCTCGTCGTGCGGTTCCCGCGACGTGGAGATGATCGCCGGAGGGAGCATCACGGCAGAATTGATCACCCCGGACCGCTGA
- the hypF gene encoding carbamoyltransferase HypF, producing MSLRASPHCRTKRMRVVLDGTVQGVGFRPFVYRLATDLGLKGWVNNSPSGVTIEAEAGVDALRIFLSRLVSEKPQHAVIRDVRHFWLDSVGDTDFRILASESSGKKTVSLLPDLATCPECLKEIFDSQDRRFLYPFTNCIHCGPRFTIIEGIPYDRKNTVMKKFALCPECSREYHDPSNRRFHAQPNACPACGPRLQARDEGGALLGENHDALLAAVKTVEGGRILALKGIGGFQLIADARNEKAVNELRLRKHREEKPFALMFPSIEDAQNACVVNGLERGLLLSPEAPIVLLRRKPGGDISLSVAPENPNLGVMLPYSPLHHILMRELGSPVVATSGNLSDEPICTDNNEAMARLKGIADIFLIHDRPIVRPMDDSVVRVMMDRPLVIRRARGYAPAPVVLPPDVTTPHASVLAVGAHLKNTVTVSVGGNAVISPHIGDLETEESLRAFTASVRDLPRLYGADLSAVACDMHPDYASSQYARRQGLPVHAIQHHHAHVVSCMAENGLTGTVLGVAWDGTGWGHDGTVWGGEFLVSTFSSFRRAAYFRHFRLPGGEKAAREPWRSAMGVLHEMYGKDISLYKDLPPFAALTEAQLGVCLRIMEQNIAAPRTSSAGRIFDAVASLLGLRQGRSFEGQAAMALEFILEGFSTDMCYRFDAGGQQGGGAGFVIDWAPMMEDVIRDREAGTPTGEISARFHNTMAEVVVKIARQSDLRDVCLTGGCFQNRYLTERAVRRLREEGFVPHWHRYVPCNDGGISFGQAVAALQRMKEER from the coding sequence ATGTCTTTACGGGCTTCACCCCATTGCCGGACGAAACGGATGCGCGTCGTTCTTGATGGAACGGTGCAGGGCGTGGGGTTCCGTCCGTTTGTTTACCGGCTGGCCACGGATCTGGGGCTCAAGGGCTGGGTGAACAATTCTCCATCGGGAGTGACCATTGAGGCGGAAGCCGGGGTGGACGCGCTCCGGATTTTTTTAAGCCGCCTTGTTTCCGAAAAGCCGCAGCACGCCGTGATCCGGGATGTCCGCCATTTCTGGCTGGATTCCGTCGGGGACACGGATTTTCGCATCCTGGCCAGCGAGTCTTCCGGTAAAAAAACCGTTTCTCTCCTCCCTGACCTGGCCACCTGCCCGGAATGCCTCAAAGAAATTTTTGATTCTCAAGATCGCCGGTTTTTATATCCCTTTACCAATTGTATCCACTGCGGCCCGCGATTTACGATCATCGAAGGCATTCCCTACGACCGGAAGAACACGGTCATGAAAAAGTTCGCGTTGTGCCCGGAATGCAGCCGGGAATATCATGACCCGTCAAACCGCAGGTTCCATGCCCAGCCGAACGCCTGCCCGGCGTGCGGGCCGCGCCTGCAGGCGAGGGATGAGGGCGGCGCGCTGCTCGGCGAGAACCACGATGCGCTCCTGGCCGCGGTGAAAACGGTGGAGGGCGGAAGAATCCTGGCCCTCAAAGGGATCGGCGGATTTCAATTGATCGCGGACGCCCGCAACGAAAAGGCCGTGAACGAACTGCGCCTGCGCAAACACCGGGAGGAAAAACCGTTTGCCCTGATGTTTCCGTCGATCGAGGACGCGCAGAACGCCTGTGTTGTCAACGGTCTGGAGCGCGGGCTGCTCCTGTCACCGGAAGCCCCCATCGTGTTGTTGCGGCGCAAGCCCGGCGGGGACATCTCCCTGTCTGTGGCGCCGGAGAACCCCAACCTGGGTGTGATGCTGCCGTACAGCCCCCTGCATCATATCCTGATGCGGGAATTGGGTTCTCCTGTGGTGGCAACCAGCGGCAATTTGAGCGACGAACCCATTTGCACTGATAATAATGAAGCGATGGCCCGGCTGAAAGGCATCGCGGACATTTTTTTGATCCACGACCGCCCCATTGTCCGGCCGATGGATGACTCTGTGGTGAGGGTGATGATGGACCGTCCCTTGGTGATCCGTCGAGCGCGCGGCTATGCCCCGGCACCGGTGGTATTACCGCCGGATGTCACGACTCCGCATGCCTCTGTTCTTGCTGTCGGGGCCCATTTGAAAAATACCGTGACTGTTTCGGTCGGCGGAAACGCGGTCATCAGCCCGCACATCGGCGATCTGGAAACCGAGGAATCGTTGCGGGCCTTCACGGCCAGCGTGCGGGACTTGCCGCGGTTGTATGGGGCGGACCTTTCGGCGGTCGCCTGCGACATGCATCCGGATTATGCCTCGTCACAGTATGCCCGGCGCCAGGGACTTCCTGTCCACGCCATTCAGCATCACCATGCGCATGTGGTGTCCTGCATGGCGGAGAACGGTTTGACGGGGACGGTGCTGGGGGTGGCCTGGGACGGGACGGGGTGGGGGCACGACGGGACGGTCTGGGGAGGCGAATTCCTGGTCTCCACGTTCTCATCGTTCCGCAGGGCGGCGTATTTCCGGCATTTCCGGCTGCCCGGAGGAGAAAAAGCGGCGCGTGAACCCTGGCGGTCGGCGATGGGCGTTTTGCACGAGATGTATGGGAAAGACATCTCGCTTTATAAGGATCTTCCTCCTTTTGCTGCGTTGACAGAGGCGCAGCTGGGGGTCTGTCTCAGGATCATGGAGCAGAACATTGCGGCTCCCCGCACATCGAGCGCAGGCCGGATTTTTGATGCTGTCGCGTCTCTGCTGGGCCTGCGCCAGGGCAGAAGTTTTGAGGGGCAGGCCGCCATGGCCCTGGAATTTATTTTGGAAGGATTTTCCACGGATATGTGCTATCGTTTTGATGCTGGCGGTCAGCAGGGCGGGGGGGCCGGCTTTGTGATCGACTGGGCGCCGATGATGGAGGATGTCATTCGGGACCGGGAGGCTGGAACGCCGACGGGTGAGATTTCGGCCAGGTTCCATAATACGATGGCGGAGGTCGTTGTGAAGATCGCCCGCCAATCGGACCTGCGGGACGTGTGCCTGACCGGCGGCTGTTTTCAGAACCGTTATCTGACCGAACGGGCCGTGAGGCGATTGAGAGAAGAAGGTTTTGTCCCGCACTGGCATCGTTATGTCCCCTGCAACGACGGCGGCATTTCTTTCGGCCAGGCGGTTGCGGCCCTGCAGCGGATGAAGGAGGAAAGATAG
- a CDS encoding HypC/HybG/HupF family hydrogenase formation chaperone, whose protein sequence is MCLAIPGKVMSVNGEDVFSRTGKVNFGGIVKDVSLAYVPEANVGDYVIVHVGFAISVVDEQEALLVFEYLKKMDELEELKST, encoded by the coding sequence ATGTGCCTGGCGATCCCGGGAAAAGTGATGAGCGTGAACGGTGAAGACGTATTTTCACGTACGGGCAAGGTCAACTTCGGCGGCATCGTGAAAGACGTGTCCTTGGCGTATGTGCCGGAGGCCAATGTCGGGGATTACGTCATTGTGCATGTCGGGTTCGCGATCAGCGTCGTGGACGAGCAGGAGGCCCTGCTGGTGTTTGAGTATCTGAAAAAAATGGATGAATTGGAAGAATTGAAAAGCACGTGA
- the hypD gene encoding hydrogenase formation protein HypD: MKYIDEYRDAQAARVLSREIHKITTRPWTIMEVCGGQTHAIVKFGIDEVLPDKITLVHGPGCPVCVTPQELIDKAIEIASRPEVIFCSFGDMLRVPGSDKDLLAVKAEGGDVRIVYSPLDALKIAQANPLNPVVFFAVGFETTAPANAMAVFQARRQKVHNFFMLVSHVLVPPAMEAILSSPHNRVQGFLAAGHVCTVMGYTEYAPLAEKYKVPMVVTGFEPLDILQGVYLCVKQLEEGRHEVENPYSRAVRKEGNRPAQYLIGEVFRVVSRKWRGIGEIPQSGLGLQPEYAQFDAESRFPLTVKENEESKECISGMILQGIKKPHECPAFGTRCTPERPLGATMVSSEGACAAYYRYRHVYARKTGGETAS, from the coding sequence ATGAAATACATCGACGAATACAGAGACGCGCAGGCGGCCCGGGTGTTGAGCCGTGAGATCCATAAGATCACCACTCGCCCGTGGACGATCATGGAGGTGTGCGGCGGCCAGACGCACGCCATCGTCAAATTCGGGATCGACGAGGTCCTTCCGGACAAGATCACCCTGGTCCACGGCCCGGGGTGCCCGGTCTGCGTCACGCCGCAGGAGCTCATTGACAAGGCGATCGAGATCGCCTCCCGGCCGGAAGTCATTTTTTGTTCGTTCGGCGACATGCTGCGGGTGCCCGGGTCGGACAAAGACCTCCTGGCCGTCAAGGCCGAGGGCGGGGACGTGCGCATCGTCTACTCGCCGCTGGACGCTCTGAAGATCGCGCAGGCCAATCCGCTCAACCCGGTCGTGTTTTTTGCCGTCGGATTTGAGACAACGGCGCCGGCCAATGCCATGGCGGTCTTTCAGGCCAGGCGCCAGAAGGTCCATAATTTTTTCATGCTGGTTTCTCATGTCCTTGTCCCGCCGGCCATGGAGGCTATCCTGTCTTCGCCCCACAACCGGGTGCAGGGATTTCTCGCCGCCGGGCACGTGTGCACGGTCATGGGGTATACGGAATACGCCCCGCTCGCGGAGAAGTACAAGGTCCCGATGGTGGTGACCGGGTTTGAGCCGCTGGACATCCTGCAAGGCGTCTATCTGTGCGTGAAGCAGCTGGAAGAAGGGCGGCATGAAGTTGAAAATCCGTATTCCCGCGCCGTCCGCAAGGAAGGGAACCGCCCGGCCCAATATCTGATCGGCGAGGTCTTCCGTGTCGTTTCCCGCAAGTGGCGCGGCATCGGGGAGATTCCGCAGAGCGGCTTGGGGCTCCAGCCGGAATACGCGCAATTCGACGCGGAGTCGCGTTTCCCGTTGACCGTGAAGGAAAACGAAGAGTCCAAAGAATGCATCAGCGGTATGATCCTGCAGGGGATCAAGAAGCCGCACGAGTGCCCGGCGTTCGGGACGCGCTGCACGCCGGAGCGTCCGCTGGGAGCCACGATGGTTTCCTCCGAGGGCGCTTGCGCGGCGTATTACCGGTATCGTCATGTTTATGCCAGGAAAACCGGCGGGGAGACGGCATCATGA